The Ziziphus jujuba cultivar Dongzao chromosome 5, ASM3175591v1 genome segment tttttttttttttttttttgtccccaaTAAAAGCATTTAGTTTTGATAGTACAGCTCTCTACCCATCTAggccattttatttttgtattttgaatgGAAGAATTCgtgatttttgtctttttgaatTACGAGAAAACTGTAGGTTCACAATATTAAGGATACCAATATGGCAAGTGTTCAGAAATAACACTGTCTATAGACCAGTAATTCATGCCTACCAGTCATTATTTGGCggtttgttttctttctctttcatttatAAGATTAGAATggattgaaatattttatattattttttcaattgagcTAACGAATGGATTGAGTTGGTTCTGAATATTTGATGGTACGTTTGTTTTCTATCagcaatacaaaaataatagattccctaaaaaaacaacaacaacgacaAGGACAGCAGTAATAATAGAAGTGCTAATAAAATAATCGAAATCTTGCGTTACGAACTTTGGAGGTGATTGGAACAATTTGGAAGTACTGGATTGGCAGCAAGTGAATTGTAAGTACTGGGTGAtgcattattttaattaaatttatttactaaagaAGTTGGTATTTCCAACATATAGACTAAGTTGGATTCAAATCCAAGATTCACAGGagagaaaacttttttttttttaatatagaaaaaggaACAAATGTATTtgcatttattcatatttatttaaaaaaaatttttaaaggtTTTTAAATTTTCCCAATATTATTGTTCAAAATTATATGCTCTTTGATTGTGTGACTTCACATACTCaactatatttaaatttttacataCTTGATTATGTGGCTTTCATGCTCTTGGATTGTGTACCAACAGTCATCAAATATGGTAATAAATTTATCATAAACTCAAAACCATCACCACTCAAAAGTACATATGGCATTGGCCaaactacaaaatatatatatatatatatatataccttgaaATACGATGCATACAGGAGAGTTCCATATTTTTGCTAAAATACGGATAAATTAGTGAgctattatcttttattttacacATGGGTCAAAGGCTCCCTTAATGAATTCTAAAACATTTGTTACAATCTGAATTAAGTATGGTGCAAATACTAAAACTTCTGTtacaataagaataagaatgtGCAACTGCAATCTTAAGTTCCTTAAAAGTTAATTGCCAATAAGATAACCCTCGTATAAAGCCCAAAAAACCCTTGGTTCACAGAAACCTACCCACAACTGATCAGCTCTTATTCCGTGAAAGAAAAAACCCAAACTCCTCAGAAGCCAAGATCACAACAAACACAATGAATGACGACTAGCTGTAGAGGAAAGAAGAGGCCTTCAAGCTCTCTTTCCATTGGCTCCACTCCGGCGAGCATTTCTAAGCCCCAATCGATCTTCTTTACCACAGGCAACCGTAGGCTTTAGAATCATTTTCAACATATCCGACGAGCGTCTGTAGGCCCACGCCATCTTTGCTGCCACGGGCTCGACTTGAAACCACTGAACTTTGCGTGTTCAAACAAGCGCTCCCCGTGATCAAGGAGAAGGAGAAGGCGTCGACCAGCGCTCTGCCTTCTGCTGATTGGTGCGAGTGTGACTACTCTGCTGACTCCCGCCTCTCCCACAATCAGCTCCACACTTTGGCACTCTCCACCCTCAAATGACCGAATCCACCACCTCACTACCTGCACCTCCGCCTCCACCGTTGGTGCTAGAGGTTTGTGACGATGTTTACGTCCATATTTCTTTGTAGGCTTCTAGGATCTAAAGTATTCTattccaattttcaaatttcaacaaatatgttagaaattttatgaaaattatagtggaaactttttaaatatcatcatatattatgaaaattttgaccaAATTCTCAAGGAAGTAACATGGAAATATATTGATAGAAATTTTGATGGACACATAAAAAATTTTGCAgaatttatggaaattttttttttaatttttaattttttatgtttaaaccTGAATATCATATTCTATTgacttattgaaaaaataaaaaatttggagaAATAATGCCGAATTAGTCGATATTCTAGACCTAGGTTAAGATAAATTACGTgtatttctcttttgttttcgGAGTATTTGCTACAATATGTTATCTGCTGGATTTTTGCGAAGCTAATTAGCCTATTAGAACGTTAATCTCAACAAAAGTAGGAATTCTATGTTACTTTAGTGGTCCCAGCATAAATTGAAATTAGTTTGTAGATAGAAAGTTTTTGTGGCAGAGATAGTGGTAGGCAAACTCGTGTTACACCTCTTGTATCAGCAATAAAGGACCACGAAGTGCTGGCAGAAGAATTGCCAGCATTTATGCCAATAggaccaaagaaaaaaattatacaaattcaCATTTTTACAGTAACTGTAGGATCACCGCACCAAAAGAACAGCATAAATTGCTTTTCCTctgataaaaattgaaactaaaaGGAAAGGTAAAGCTTATCTGAAGGACCATTGAATTTCTTCCAGAGTTCTCCCTTTCGTCTCAGGGACCCAAATGGTAACAAATACCACCGTGAAAGCACTCACAAGCGTGTATATTGTGAAGGTTCCTGTTGAAGCAAGATATAGCCCATTagcctattttattttgtacTGATGATagtaataaaaacataataacacAGAATTGTAGAAATAATATacgtatacatacatatacataaatatatatatatagagagagagagagagacctccACTACTCCATTCCAATAGCAAATTTGCAGTCATGGTGACCAACCAAGCAGTGAACCAGTTGGCTAGCGTTGCTACACTTCCAGCAAGGCCTTTAATATTGATTGGAAGAATCTgcattttccaaatttattgaaaacatTAAACTTGAAATTATAATTCCTAAAAGGACAGAAAACCAAAAGTAATGAATAATGCTTCAGCCCATATGACAACAACAGTAGattaaaattccatatatagcattttgtaatttcaagtttttcaaTCACATAAAGAAgtgaaagaaattaaacaaatccACAAAATTCAATTGGACTTCATCCCCTGCACTAAAACAGATACTTTCAGGATGAGAACCTAAACATTGAAGGAGCTTCATTTGTGAACAGTAAGTATGATTCTATGAAAAGTGTATTATCATTGGTGTCCATGCATAAACTTGAAGGTTCAAGCATCCAATCCCAGCAAGTCTAACAACAAACCAAATTCCATGGCGAAAATAATGGACATACCTCAGACATTATAATCCATGGAATAGCTCCAACCCCTAACGAAAAAGCAATCACCATGGCCTGCAATTAAAAGTGGATTAGGAAGTAGGATATTTAACCAGAATATATAATAAGTACAAGTATATTTCATGATGCGTCTATACATACCACAACTCCAACAACTGATATTATCCCCAGTGTGCTATAGAAACTAGAATCAGTTGATACAAAATCCTGCAATCAATTAACATTACAAAAAGAAATAGTTTATAAAACATATGCAGAGTACGCAGAAACTTTCCACAAAGagtaattgtttttgaaaatagacatttgaaagaaaaagaaagagtaaaGTCATTTATAAGCATTTAGTACCTTTAAGAAGAATGCTACAGCAACAAGGAGGAGGCTAAGTGTCATTCCAGCAGAGGAGATCTAAAACATGACATTCCATTTATTATCTTCAGACAGAAATTACCTAACcaaaaactaatgaaaaataaatgctcAAACTCACAATAAGTAGAAGCCGTCGGCCTGCTTTGTCCATCAACCATGTAGTCAATCCAGTAGCTAAGACCTAATTACATACAGATCCTTGTTATGATTATAACCAGAGaacattttttttggtgaattaaaaCCAGAGAAAATTAGATAGAGGAAGAAAGAAACTGCAAGTATTTCTTCTAGCTATACCTGAACAGCACCAAGACCAAATGTAGCCACATTACTTGATGTGACCCCTGTTCAAATTAAGGTAACTAATAAAAACCGTTTGCCATAAAAACTAAGCCGATAAAATCATGTTTCTACTACAATAAtcaatttaagaattaaaagAGATATAAGAATATTGACAGTATACTTGTTCATGTAAAATGGACAGACTAGGAAGTTAATAGTCAAAACATTAGAACCTACTTACGGTCTGTGGGCTGATTTAGGCttttaataatgataattatacTATAAAGTACAAGAAGGGAAGTACTTATCTCATTACTGGTAGAACCATACTTGTGACTCATATTAATTTCTGAAGTACACACCGATATATTTTCATACTTATTGTGgtcaaagaaaactaaaaaatgaaccaatttatagatattttaccATACTTTTGGTGCAACCATCCCTATTTAACTTGTTCGTTGTTTGAAGTAAAACAAACTTGACCTTACCAGCAGTTGCAAAGATAGTACTGGAATAGAATAGAACACCATTGATTCCACTAATCTGTTGAAGAACAAGCAGTCCAATTCCAATCTGTGGGACACACACACAAAGCTGTTATACTTTCATATATGAGCACCAAGTTTTATGCAACAAACACATACTGAGTGGAGAACCAAATCTTCTGGAAAATGTATGGTACCATTAAAGGGAGCCAGTATTTTCTCTGTTTGAGTTCTGCAAACCGAATTGTTGTTCTTCTAGTTGTTGATGCTACAGATCTCTGCACAATGTTTGCCACAATATGAATTTAGATAAGCAATTTTCAAATCAGATGGAACAGTAGTTCTATGATACTTTTCCAAATGAAAATGCATATGTGCTATTGGAAACATCAGGTCACCTAAAGTACAATTAAGAAAAGTCAAGTCTGCTGCTTTTACCTTGATTTCATTCACTTCAATAGAAATATCAGTATCAAAACCTCGCAGGACTTGTAAAGAGGTTTCAAAATCCTCTGTCATGCCCATTTTTGCCTAGATTGGCATAAAAACATGCatcaataaacaaaacaatatatCCAACCACATTTGAGAGCAAAACCTACATCATGAACTCACCAGCCATCGAGGAGATTCCGGAATGAAAAATAGCCCAGGTATCAATATTGTACATGGCAGTATTCctgtaaaaaaagaaatggtagCAAAGTTCCATCAACGTCTATTCAAATATTGGATACTGAAGGATCAAATAAACTGAAGTCCTATGTAGTTTGTTATAAAAGGGGAAGGAGAGGCTCTTAGTTTGTTATAAAAGATCCATCAAGAATTAATCATGCGACCTATCTTTTCTTTTGACATAAGGATATTGTTTGGGGTTTTGCATTCAAGAACTCTCTCCTTAAACTACAAATCAAATTACTTCTACGTAAACCTCCATTGACAAGTATTGCCTTGATGGagataagaaaaggaaaagccTCATCTATATTGTgataatataaaagaaagaaaatgaaatgcaaCAGGCTTTTTATACAACTTGTGATATGACCATAAGAGTGAATCTTTAGAGGATTACCCAAAACCGCAAGTATTCTCCATTCAACAAAGAGGCCCAGAAGATAAGCCAGCATGATCCCTATGGTGACAGAGAGctacacaacaacaaataaccataaaacattttttaagcCAGTGAAAATGTGATAATAGAATAATTGAGTGACAATAACAATTAACAACATTGATAATTGAACAAAGCCACTAAGCACTGCATACCTGGTTCACTGACCCCAGACTGCCTCTCAAGTTTTGAGGTGATATCTCAGCAATATACACAGGCACCTGCAGATAATCAACCAAGTTATTACTTTGCAAAAGTTCTTTACTCACACATTTCCATGCTCGAAAAACAAGAGGGACACTCAGTCATACCGTGTATGAGATAATTCCCACACCAAATCCTTCCAACAACCTTCCCATGTAGAGAAAAGAAGCGtcctatataaaaataataataataaataataaataattaaaaaaaaaaaagcattaaactTAAAATATCAGACCGACACTTTCATGTCGGCATTCAGCATATGCCTAACTACAATCTCACTGAAAATGGATTGTCACTAAAACTCACTCTGGCAAATGATATAGCAAGCCATCCGATTATATTAGGAATCGCAGCTATCATTAAGGACTGTAATTAATACAACAAAGTAAAAACTCAAGTCATTGAACTAAAAAGAAGTAAAAgcaaaacgaaaacaaaaatgGAGGCATAATTTGATgcttaaaaaggaaaagaataaaagTGATTTAATCCTACCCCTTTTCGACCAATATATTCAGCAATCTGACCGCTAGCTATTGCACCAACCATGGCACCCACATTGGATAGAGAACCAAATATAGAATACTGAGCCAAGAATCTGTTAAAATCTAACTAAAATCATAtgcataaatatacataataagaaaatgaaattcgaACCTCCGACAGTGAAAGTGAAAGATCCTTGGTGATTGCAGATTGGGTAGGTGAAGAATAACCGGACTGCAGAGAGAAAGACAGAAAGAAATAGATAAAGAATTAgcgaattaaaatattaaaaaaaattttaaaaatcctgTTTGGTCGCCGAGAAAATTAGCTACCGATTCAACCAAAGTAAAATCAGCTCCAAGCttataatttttggtttttctggGTTTCAATGAATCGATCAAAACTCAAAATTCACAAGAATATAATAGCTCAAAAACAATTTAGTAGAGCTGAGATTAATATCCTTCTTtccatttccaaaaaaaaaaaaaaacaaggagaCTAAGGAGAATTAATCGAAGAAAACAGAAGCTAGTCTTACAGTGAAGCCGAATTGAATAGGACCCAAAGCCACAATCAGAACACAAGCCACAACTGAGATTGAGCTATCACGCATGGTCTGTCCCGACGCCATCATACTAGATTGCCTCGAACCCATCCGATACCAACTCCCAGTATGCAGAAACGGCTTCCTGATTTCCTTCCCATCATCACTCTCTTCCCTGAAACTCatccttccttcttcttcttcttcttcttcctctccctctctctctcactcacaCAAGCACACAGAAAAACACACAGTAGAAAATGTGTTTTTCCTGGGAAAGAAAATGCGTTTTCCCGAGAGACAAACAGAGTGAGAGAGTGAATAAGCAATATTTGGCTTCCTTCAGTTGAGTCCCATCGTCGTGGATTTTTTTTTACGGGGCTGTAATATTTTTCACCAGACTGGGACTGGGTACTGGGACGAGTGCTGTTAGTTGGAAAACAAACTGGTGTAGTGATTCTCCTCACGGCAAAACCTCAAGCTttgtgtccattttttttttttttttttttttttggttttttcttttcaattgttATAACGCCCAATTCAGTTTGTGACGcgtttccatttattttttagcTCTCAAATTAGAAACtggaaaccaaaaataaaataaaataaaatttagaataattaaatgaaaaagatCAGCTTAACACATAGGCGGCTGTGAGTTGTAACAGTGGTCCACTAGATTtagacaaaatatatatgacaTAAAAATCTATCTGTACCCATTTGACTCGCTTTGCTTTTTTTATGATTTGCTGTGTTTTT includes the following:
- the LOC107420214 gene encoding sugar transporter ERD6-like 6, with translation MSFREESDDGKEIRKPFLHTGSWYRMGSRQSSMMASGQTMRDSSISVVACVLIVALGPIQFGFTSGYSSPTQSAITKDLSLSLSEYSIFGSLSNVGAMVGAIASGQIAEYIGRKGSLMIAAIPNIIGWLAISFARDASFLYMGRLLEGFGVGIISYTVPVYIAEISPQNLRGSLGSVNQLSVTIGIMLAYLLGLFVEWRILAVLGILPCTILIPGLFFIPESPRWLAKMGMTEDFETSLQVLRGFDTDISIEVNEIKRSVASTTRRTTIRFAELKQRKYWLPLMIGIGLLVLQQISGINGVLFYSSTIFATAGVTSSNVATFGLGAVQVLATGLTTWLMDKAGRRLLLIISSAGMTLSLLLVAVAFFLKDFVSTDSSFYSTLGIISVVGVVAMVIAFSLGVGAIPWIIMSEILPINIKGLAGSVATLANWFTAWLVTMTANLLLEWSSGGTFTIYTLVSAFTVVFVTIWVPETKGRTLEEIQWSFR